One genomic segment of Ctenopharyngodon idella isolate HZGC_01 chromosome 7, HZGC01, whole genome shotgun sequence includes these proteins:
- the LOC127515654 gene encoding uncharacterized protein LOC127515654 → MQSSSGSPFAEIITSLAVMQQEQHQALLDLRQDQERCFQVVVQAQQEDRERFRSWIDREVRPEALEPRAVPAHLPLHKMGSEDDPEVFIDLFQKTAELSGWPRDQWPMRLVPLLSGESQIAAQQLPVQNLLVFDDLKRAILQRVGRSPEEHRQRFRSLELGESGRPFGLAQQLRDSCRKWLLAEGSDVEKIVDRVVLEQFITRLPRRTAEWVQCHRPTSLDSAIHLAEDHMVACPGVGEPLPSVSLSPSSPSVSLSRPVPLPRSRPPVHPRVPPRGRGGVDPSQFGGPRAPPRRAGLTSAGQDPAPVSPLSPRQSFTPLPATGAAGRSGPACWRCGDPEHFVDRCPVMEVGTMVRVPDAPQAAPGQAGWYQIPTDASDRGLGAVLSQEIEGEERPVLYISRKLSKRETKYSTIEKHLSRAVGVPTDTSWIAGD, encoded by the exons ATGCAATCGTCCTCCGGATCGCCATTTGCGGAGATTATCACCTCCCTCGCGGTCATGCAGCAAGAACAACACCAGGCCCTGCTGGACTTGAGACAGGATCAAGAGAGGTGCTTCCAAGTCGTTGTTCAAGCCCAGCAGGAGGACCGCGAGAGGTTCCGGAGCTGGATTGACCGGGAGGTTCGACCGGAAGCCCTGGAACCTCGAGCTGTGCCCGCCCACCTACCACTCCACAAAATGGGATCTGAGGACGACCCGGAGGTTTTCATCGATCTCTTTCAGAAGACGGCCGAGCTGTCGGGCTGGCCGCGGGACCAGTGGCCGATGCGCCTGGTCCCGCTGCTCTCCGGGGAGTCCCAGATAGCGGCACAGCAGCTTCCGGTGCAGAATCTCCTGGTCTTCGACGACCTAAAAAGGGCCATCCTCCAGCGGGTCGGCCGGAGCCCTGAAGAACATCGCCAGCGGTTCCGTTCCCTGGAACTGGGCGAGTCCGGCCGACCGTTCGGGTTGGCCCAACAGCTCCGGGACTCCTGCCGCAAATGGCTGTTGGCTGAGGGAAGCGACGTGGAGAAGATTGTTGATCGAGTGGTACTGGAGCAGTTCATTACTCGGCTCCCACGGAGGACAGCAGAGTGGGTCCAGTGCCACCGCCCCACGTCGCTGGACTCAGCCATCCACCTCGCGGAGGACCATATGGTGGCGTGCCCAGGGGTCGGCGAACCCCtcccatctgtctctctctccccgTCTTccccttctgtctctctctctcgtcctGTCCCTCTCCCCAGGTCCCGCCCACCTGTACATCCTCGAGTCCCGCCCCGGGGGCGGGGCGGAGTTGACCCGAGCCAGTTTGGGGGTCCCAGAGCCCCGCCCAGGAGGGCGGGACTGACTTCCGCTGGACAGGACCCCGCGCCTGTTTCTCCGCTCTCTCCACGCCAATCATTTACCCCACTCCCTGCCACTGGGGCGGCGGGGAGGTCTGGGCCAGCCTGTTGGCGTTGCGGGGACCCGGAGCATTTCGTGGACAGGTGCCCAGTGATGGAGGTTGGGACAATGGTCCGGGTCCCGGACGCCCCGCAGGCTGCCCCCGGTCAAGCTGGCTGGTATCAAATACCT ACAGACGCGTCGGACAGGGGGCTGGGTGCCGTCCTGTCCCAGGAGATAGAGGGGGAGGAACGGCCGGTGCTGTACATTAGTCGGAAGCTCTCAAAGAGAGAGACTAAGTACAGCACCATAGAAAAGCACCTGAGTCGGGCGGTGGGG